A window of Patagioenas fasciata isolate bPatFas1 chromosome 5, bPatFas1.hap1, whole genome shotgun sequence contains these coding sequences:
- the SSTR1 gene encoding somatostatin receptor type 1, translating into MLPNGTCARLPGGAGSDSGGSGGGGGGAGSASEEAAGGMDSGGRNSSGAPNSTLSESQGSAILISFIYSVVCLVGLCGNSMVIYVILRYAKMKTATNIYILNLAIADELLMLSVPFLVTSTLLHHWPFGSLLCRLVLSVDAINMFTSIYCLTVLSVDRYIAVVHPIKAARYRRPTVAKMVNLGVWVLSILIILPIIIFSNTAANSDGTVACNMLMPEPTQRWLVVFVVYTFLMGFLLPVVAICLCYILIIAKMRMVALKAGWQQRKRSERKITLMVMMVVMVFVICWMPFYIVQLVNVFVEQDDATISQLSVILGYANSCANPILYGFLSDNFKRSFQRLLCLSWMDNAAEEPIDYYATALKSRAYSVEDFPPDNLESGSMYRNGTCTSRITTL; encoded by the coding sequence ATGCTCCCCAATGGCACCTGCGCCAGGCTTCCGGGCGGTGCAGGTAGCGACagtggcggcagcggcggcggtggcggcggagccggcagcgcctcggaggaggcggcggggggcATGGACTCGGGCGGCAGGAACTCCTCGGGCGCCCCGAACAGCACCCTGAGTGAGTCTCAGGGCAGCGCCATCCTCATCTCATTCATCTACTCCGTGGTATGCCTGGTGGGGCTGTGTGGCAACTCCATGGTCATCTATGTGATCCTACGCTATGCCAAGATGAAGACGGCCACCAACATCTACATCCTCAACTTGGCCATTGCGGATGAGCTGCTGATGCTTAGCGTCCCCTTTCTGGTCACCTCCACCCTGCTGCACCACTGGCCGTTTGGCTCACTGCTCTGCCGCTTGGTGCTCAGCGTGGATGCCATCAACATGTTCACCAGCATCTACTGTCTGACTGTGCTCAGTGTGGACCGCTACATTGCTGTGGTGCACCCCATCAAGGCGGCTAGGTACCGACGGCCCACTGTGGCTAAGATGGTCAATCTGGGTGTCTGGGTGCTTTCCATTCTCATCATCCTGCCCATCATCATTTTCTCTAACACAGCAGCCAACAGTGATGGAACGGTAGCTTGCAACATGCTCATGCCAGAGCCCACGCAGAGGTGGTTGGTGGTCTTTGTTGTCTACACATTTCTGATGGGCTTCTTGCTGCCTGTGGTGGCCATCTGCCTCTGCTACATCCTCATCATTGCCAAGATGCGTATGGTGGCACTGAAGGCTGGCTGGCAGCAACGCAAGCGCTCGGAGCGCAAGATCACCCTCATGGTCATGATGGTGGTGATGGTCTTTGTCATCTGCTGGATGCCCTTCTACATTGTGCAGCTGGTCAATGTCTTCGTAGAGCAGGATGATGCCACCATCAGCCAACTCTCCGTCATCTTGGGCTACGCCAACAGCTGTGCCAACCCCATCCTGTATGGCTTTCTCTCAGACAACTTCAAGCGGTCCTTCCAGCGACTGCTTTGCCTCAGTTGGATGGACAATGCTGCAGAGGAACCCATCGACTACTATGCCACTGCCCTGAAGAGCAGGGCATACAGCGTGGAGGACTTCCCTCCAGACAACTTGGAGTCAGGGAGCATGTACAGGAATGGCACTTGCACCTCCAGGATTACCACCCTTTGA